A portion of the Edaphobacter bradus genome contains these proteins:
- a CDS encoding tetratricopeptide repeat protein has translation MRNSLSLVLKNKVATTFLSLLIACPLLAQTTPEQRLAHAYALEREGEPAEAIVRLQALLDEKSLDTPAVGKAWNVLGLAYEDQGNYLDSQHAYERSIRTFEGLPNNTRDYAMALDDFGGLYVAAGQPELAVRLRQKAPGLYEKISDHTGMTRASSDLAGVAFSRQKTNEGRRYLERAIKEAQLANDLDDDDLAAIASMRGWLAQLDGDLATSVLRYRQSLDLVTKRYGEEHPFVGWGYMLLGRAHADVGELTTALAEMNRGLAILGRTLDSQNPKYLAAEVAYSRVLDATGAHQEAAQIRTSAERQLKEWLSRRCSNCTISARRVSVKQSSQ, from the coding sequence ATGCGTAACTCTCTTTCGTTGGTCCTGAAAAACAAAGTTGCCACTACGTTTCTCTCTCTGCTCATCGCGTGCCCACTGCTGGCTCAAACAACCCCGGAGCAAAGGCTTGCTCACGCATACGCGCTGGAGCGAGAGGGCGAACCGGCAGAGGCCATCGTCAGGCTCCAGGCACTGCTCGATGAAAAGTCTCTAGATACTCCGGCTGTTGGCAAAGCCTGGAATGTCCTGGGGCTTGCTTATGAAGATCAAGGCAACTATCTCGACTCTCAACACGCGTATGAGAGATCGATTCGTACGTTCGAAGGCTTGCCGAACAATACCAGAGATTATGCGATGGCATTGGACGACTTTGGAGGGCTGTATGTAGCGGCTGGGCAACCGGAACTTGCGGTCAGGCTGAGGCAAAAGGCACCTGGCCTATACGAAAAGATAAGCGATCACACTGGCATGACCAGGGCTTCAAGCGATCTTGCCGGAGTTGCCTTCAGCCGGCAGAAGACCAATGAAGGCAGGAGATACCTGGAGCGAGCCATCAAAGAGGCGCAATTGGCGAACGATCTCGATGACGATGATCTTGCGGCCATCGCTTCGATGCGGGGCTGGCTAGCGCAGCTCGATGGAGACCTGGCGACGAGCGTATTGAGATATAGGCAGTCCCTCGACCTGGTAACAAAACGTTACGGCGAAGAGCATCCGTTCGTCGGATGGGGCTACATGCTTCTGGGAAGAGCCCACGCCGATGTGGGTGAGTTGACAACAGCTCTCGCCGAGATGAACCGGGGCCTTGCGATCCTTGGCCGCACCCTGGATAGCCAGAACCCGAAGTACCTTGCGGCGGAAGTAGCTTATTCGCGAGTACTCGATGCAACGGGAGCGCACCAAGAAGCTGCGCAGATAAGGACAAGTGCGGAGCGGCAGTTGAAGGAATGGCTCAGCCGTCGGTGTAGCAACTGCACCATAAGCGCCCGCCGCGTTTCGGTGAAGCAATCCTCTCAATAA
- a CDS encoding ATP-binding protein, whose protein sequence is MRHLFVKIFLWFWATVILTGISLVLAFFLQSANVPSRWHAGFEDTARYFGTAAAGTFERGGVSAAAEYIHRLSEDAHIHGCLFDDAGHPLAGEYCPEFEAMGAHVANGKPSDYAMQRGLARMAVPIKGSGGRSYIYASELLAGPRALVGDRPGTVPMRIVVALLVSAAVCYFLTLYLTAPILRLRSVAQQIAAGELSVRAEPRMELRRDELGDLVRDFNRMADKTEHLISSQRQLLYDVSHELRSPLARMNVALDLLRGRVRDDPALDRIGIDLQRLNEMIGRLLTVAKLEATSTLQTPVRVDLSVLVSSVVIDADFEAREKGNRVVFVQAANLAVPGDPNLLRSAIENVLRNAVRFTRTGTTVEVVLRTNGVTSADEAIISIRDHGPGVPEQELANIFRPFYRVTDTSSRDSGGVGLGLAIAERVVRLHGGSIQAMNVPDGGLRLEMIFPKAFRISE, encoded by the coding sequence ATGCGGCATCTCTTCGTCAAGATATTTCTCTGGTTCTGGGCGACCGTGATCCTGACCGGAATCTCGCTTGTGCTGGCCTTTTTTTTGCAGTCCGCAAACGTGCCCTCCCGTTGGCATGCCGGCTTTGAAGATACTGCAAGATACTTTGGAACGGCTGCCGCTGGCACGTTCGAACGAGGCGGTGTGTCTGCTGCAGCTGAGTACATCCACCGCCTCTCTGAGGACGCCCATATCCACGGCTGTCTCTTCGATGATGCCGGCCATCCATTGGCCGGAGAGTACTGCCCGGAGTTCGAGGCGATGGGGGCACACGTCGCCAACGGCAAGCCATCGGACTACGCCATGCAGCGTGGCCTAGCAAGGATGGCTGTTCCCATCAAGGGGTCCGGCGGGCGCTCTTACATCTACGCATCGGAGCTGCTGGCGGGGCCTCGAGCCTTAGTCGGCGACCGTCCGGGCACGGTGCCTATGCGCATTGTGGTGGCTCTATTGGTCTCCGCTGCCGTCTGCTACTTTCTGACTCTCTACCTGACCGCTCCCATTCTCCGCCTGCGTTCTGTGGCGCAGCAGATTGCGGCGGGCGAACTCAGCGTGCGCGCCGAACCCAGGATGGAACTGCGCCGGGATGAGCTTGGCGACCTGGTGCGCGACTTCAACCGAATGGCAGACAAGACGGAACATCTCATCTCCAGCCAGCGCCAGCTCCTGTATGACGTCTCTCACGAGCTTCGATCGCCTTTGGCGCGCATGAATGTTGCCCTGGACCTGCTGCGCGGCCGGGTGCGCGATGATCCTGCCCTGGACCGCATTGGGATCGATCTGCAACGGCTCAACGAGATGATCGGGCGGCTGCTGACGGTCGCCAAGCTCGAGGCGACCTCCACGCTGCAGACGCCTGTGCGAGTTGACCTTTCCGTACTTGTTTCGAGTGTTGTCATCGATGCTGACTTCGAAGCGCGGGAAAAAGGAAACCGCGTTGTCTTTGTACAGGCTGCGAATCTGGCTGTTCCGGGGGACCCAAATCTTCTGCGGAGCGCAATCGAGAACGTTCTTCGTAACGCAGTCCGGTTCACTCGAACTGGAACGACGGTCGAAGTAGTCCTGCGAACCAACGGGGTGACGAGTGCTGACGAGGCAATCATCTCCATCCGGGATCACGGCCCTGGCGTGCCAGAGCAGGAGCTGGCAAACATTTTCAGACCTTTCTATCGTGTGACCGATACGAGCAGCCGCGATTCAGGAGGTGTCGGGCTAGGATTGGCGATCGCAGAAAGAGTCGTGCGCCTTCATGGAGGTAGCATTCAGGCCATGAATGTTCCCGATGGCGGCTTGCGACTAGAGATGATTTTCCCAAAAGCGTTCCGGATTTCAGAATGA
- a CDS encoding LacI family DNA-binding transcriptional regulator — protein MKRAPLSKRATLQDVARAAGVGAMTVSRTINGHPYVSEETAKKVRAAIRQLGYRPNQAARMLTGQLSRSIGLIVTDLADPFFSVVSHAVQETARKSGYLVWLAASSDDPTIEAAQIEQMTHHPVDGILLVPVDSKDKRLTTIAAGPTPIVTIDRPIEVATTDSVGVENRAGARMAVEHLIGHGYKRIVCVATNPHLFTIKERLAGYEECIREAKLPHARSLRLQSQADVKLALKELFESGNRPDALFSANNSSTIWVIEALRELGIKMGKDVALVGFDDVDFYALITPPVTAIRQPAAELGHMSTRLLLQRIKGEFTATSVRTVLPVKLVVRESCGCKR, from the coding sequence GTGAAAAGAGCGCCTCTCTCAAAACGGGCAACGTTGCAAGATGTTGCACGCGCAGCAGGCGTTGGGGCCATGACAGTCTCTCGCACCATCAACGGGCATCCCTATGTCTCTGAAGAGACAGCAAAGAAAGTTCGCGCAGCAATTCGCCAGTTAGGTTATCGGCCCAATCAAGCTGCCAGAATGCTCACTGGGCAGCTATCACGATCAATAGGGCTTATCGTTACCGACTTAGCCGATCCCTTCTTCTCCGTCGTTAGTCACGCAGTACAGGAGACTGCACGGAAGAGTGGGTACTTGGTCTGGCTGGCCGCTTCCAGCGACGACCCAACCATTGAGGCCGCGCAGATTGAACAGATGACACATCATCCAGTAGATGGCATCTTATTGGTTCCAGTAGATAGCAAAGACAAACGTCTAACGACAATAGCTGCAGGACCAACTCCCATTGTCACCATCGACCGCCCCATCGAAGTCGCTACCACGGATTCGGTAGGTGTCGAGAACAGGGCGGGCGCGCGGATGGCAGTGGAACACCTCATTGGCCACGGGTACAAACGAATTGTGTGCGTGGCGACCAATCCGCATCTGTTCACCATAAAAGAACGGCTCGCAGGCTATGAGGAATGTATACGCGAAGCGAAGCTGCCTCACGCGAGATCACTGCGATTGCAGAGCCAGGCTGATGTAAAACTTGCTTTGAAAGAGCTGTTTGAGTCAGGCAACCGGCCGGATGCTCTGTTTTCTGCGAATAACTCTTCGACGATTTGGGTAATCGAGGCGCTCCGCGAATTGGGAATCAAGATGGGTAAAGATGTGGCTTTGGTGGGATTCGACGACGTCGACTTTTATGCTCTGATTACCCCTCCGGTAACTGCTATTCGCCAGCCAGCAGCCGAGCTCGGGCATATGTCAACCCGATTGCTGCTCCAGCGAATAAAAGGGGAGTTCACAGCCACGAGCGTTCGAACAGTTTTGCCGGTAAAGCTAGTCGTGCGTGAGTCGTGCGGTTGCAAAAGGTGA
- a CDS encoding LD-carboxypeptidase codes for MQWRIFACWPAHPEARAADLKDPAIQGIVSTIGGDDSNRMLPFLDYSQGLHRLLRLSHHPLRIFESWRDAAAGFTVAYSHGQSTPRRGCAHRIWQNRGPDLPAPAILGDQQDRRAYRP; via the coding sequence ATGCAATGGCGGATATTCGCTTGCTGGCCAGCGCATCCCGAGGCTCGCGCAGCGGACCTGAAGGACCCCGCGATTCAGGGGATTGTCTCTACCATCGGCGGTGATGATTCCAACCGCATGCTGCCATTCCTGGACTATTCCCAAGGTCTTCATCGGCTACTCCGACTCAGCCATCACCCACTTCGCATTTTTGAAAGCTGGCGTGACGCAGCGGCCGGTTTTACCGTGGCGTATTCGCACGGCCAGTCCACACCCCGACGCGGTTGCGCCCATCGGATTTGGCAGAATAGAGGGCCTGATCTGCCTGCTCCAGCAATTCTCGGGGATCAGCAGGATCGTCGGGCATATAGACCGTAA
- a CDS encoding glycoside hydrolase domain-containing protein, giving the protein MPDNDDSGAMGSFLTFNQIGFFPVAAQNFYVIGSPTFPRSSIFLANGKTFSVVAESSSPTNIFTSQKRCGMANRISAHGLHIIN; this is encoded by the coding sequence GTGCCAGATAATGACGATTCGGGCGCGATGGGATCGTTTCTTACATTCAACCAGATAGGGTTCTTCCCGGTTGCAGCGCAGAACTTCTACGTGATTGGCTCGCCAACGTTTCCACGGTCTTCTATCTTTCTGGCGAATGGGAAGACCTTTTCTGTCGTCGCGGAGAGCTCTTCTCCAACGAACATTTTTACATCGCAAAAGCGATGTGGAATGGCAAATCGTATCAGCGCTCATGGTTTACACATAATCAACTGA
- a CDS encoding ABC transporter ATP-binding protein — protein sequence MSEIAIEVRELTKTYTGEEFSVTALDGISLSIPKGDFVALMGPSGSGKSTLLHLVAAMDMPTAGEVKVLGSRFESMKDRELARWRNTHVGFVFQFFNLIPVLTALENVALPLNLTTLSHAEKQKHAKTALNLVGLGDRIDHLPHQLSGGQQQRVAVARALVTDPDLILADEPTGNLDASSAQEVLVLLQQLHGDFEKTIVMVTHDSHATQFASRTLHLEKGRLLDC from the coding sequence ATGAGTGAGATCGCTATCGAAGTAAGAGAACTGACAAAAACCTACACCGGCGAAGAATTCAGCGTCACCGCCCTGGACGGCATCAGTCTGTCCATTCCGAAAGGAGATTTTGTTGCCTTGATGGGTCCGTCAGGTTCCGGCAAATCGACGCTGCTTCACCTGGTCGCAGCCATGGACATGCCAACTGCGGGAGAGGTCAAAGTCTTGGGCAGCAGGTTCGAGTCTATGAAAGATCGTGAGCTTGCCCGTTGGCGAAATACTCATGTCGGATTTGTCTTTCAGTTTTTCAACCTCATACCTGTGTTGACAGCACTTGAAAATGTTGCACTACCCTTGAACCTGACGACGCTAAGCCACGCAGAAAAGCAAAAACATGCAAAAACAGCATTGAATCTGGTAGGTCTGGGAGATCGCATAGACCACCTGCCGCATCAGTTGTCTGGCGGGCAACAGCAACGCGTCGCCGTTGCACGTGCTCTTGTAACTGATCCCGACCTGATCCTCGCAGATGAGCCCACCGGGAACCTCGATGCTTCCTCCGCCCAAGAGGTTCTGGTGCTCCTGCAGCAACTTCATGGGGATTTCGAGAAGACCATCGTGATGGTTACACACGACAGTCACGCCACACAGTTTGCTAGCCGAACCCTGCACCTTGAAAAAGGACGACTGCTCGATTGCTGA
- a CDS encoding Spy/CpxP family protein refolding chaperone, with the protein MKGKALWTAVGLVAIALVVTVARADFRRGHGWCGTGWHHGGPLGQVARELKLSDAQVSQVRSIWTEERPTVTALLKELTSGAHQLAAATVGGKFDEGKAQAITTAEGNTFAKLLMEKERFKSRVYTTVLNEEQRQSADRLQQRWLDRMDHAVARLDKQSP; encoded by the coding sequence ATGAAAGGCAAAGCACTTTGGACAGCAGTTGGATTAGTTGCAATTGCCCTTGTTGTAACTGTCGCGCGGGCGGACTTCAGGAGAGGACACGGCTGGTGCGGCACCGGATGGCATCATGGGGGGCCGCTGGGCCAGGTAGCTCGTGAGCTGAAGCTGAGCGATGCTCAGGTCTCCCAGGTCCGTTCGATATGGACAGAAGAGCGCCCCACGGTGACAGCACTGCTCAAGGAGCTGACCAGCGGAGCACATCAACTGGCCGCTGCTACCGTCGGCGGAAAGTTCGATGAGGGCAAGGCGCAAGCGATTACGACCGCGGAAGGCAATACCTTTGCAAAACTGCTCATGGAGAAAGAGCGCTTCAAATCGCGCGTCTACACAACCGTCCTGAACGAGGAGCAGCGCCAATCCGCAGACAGGTTGCAGCAACGCTGGCTGGACAGGATGGACCATGCCGTCGCGCGGCTCGACAAACAAAGCCCGTAG
- a CDS encoding 3-deoxy-7-phosphoheptulonate synthase, with protein sequence MLYPTNNLRIKSSRLVLPPIFLEEEMPLTENASRTVFEARRQIIDILNGSDDRLVVVVGPCSIHDPIAAREYAGLLRAAVAELSSDLLIVMRVYFEKPRTTIGWKGLINDPYFDESFRISDGLRIARRLLLDLAEMGVPCGTEYLDMISPQYVSDLVSWGAIGARTTESQVHRQLASGLSCPVGFKNGTSGNVQIAIEAILSASHPHNFLAERSLVYLPLKTFP encoded by the coding sequence ATACTTTATCCCACAAATAACCTCAGGATCAAATCCAGCAGACTCGTTCTTCCTCCAATTTTCCTTGAGGAGGAGATGCCTCTCACAGAGAACGCTTCGCGTACTGTCTTCGAAGCACGTCGTCAGATCATCGACATCCTCAACGGGTCAGACGACCGCCTGGTCGTCGTTGTCGGCCCCTGCTCCATCCATGATCCGATTGCTGCCAGGGAATATGCGGGATTGCTGAGGGCGGCGGTTGCGGAGCTTTCCAGCGATCTTCTGATCGTGATGCGTGTGTATTTCGAGAAACCGCGTACCACGATTGGCTGGAAGGGGTTGATCAACGATCCTTACTTCGACGAATCATTCCGCATCAGTGACGGATTGCGCATTGCACGCCGGCTGCTTCTCGATCTGGCGGAGATGGGCGTTCCCTGCGGCACTGAGTATCTCGACATGATCTCGCCGCAATATGTCTCCGACCTCGTAAGCTGGGGAGCCATTGGCGCGCGAACGACCGAGAGCCAGGTCCACCGCCAGCTTGCCTCTGGCCTCTCCTGTCCGGTCGGCTTCAAGAACGGCACCTCCGGCAACGTACAGATTGCGATTGAAGCCATCCTCTCCGCAAGCCATCCGCATAACTTCCTTGCTGAACGTTCGCTGGTGTATTTGCCGCTAAAGACGTTTCCATGA
- a CDS encoding response regulator transcription factor: MNRLLIVDDDTELCALLAERLGEDGFVLHAAHDGQRGLELASSGEYSLVILDVMLPRMGGMELLRELRSRSSVPVLMLTARGDEIDRIVGLEVGADDYLPKPFNPRELVARIKAILRRLDERRAGPDRFTSGDITIDIAVREAWIDGNPLHLTTIEFALLEVLVRNAGRALTREYLTDAALGRKLGVFDRTIDVHISNLRKKLDAHRGLDHIKTVRGSGYLLAPRRANEEH, encoded by the coding sequence ATGAACCGCCTGCTGATTGTCGATGACGATACCGAGCTCTGCGCACTGCTCGCCGAACGCCTTGGGGAGGACGGCTTCGTTCTCCATGCGGCTCACGATGGCCAGCGTGGGTTGGAACTGGCAAGCTCCGGCGAGTACTCGCTCGTCATCCTGGACGTCATGCTGCCGCGCATGGGCGGCATGGAGCTCCTCAGAGAGCTGCGCTCGCGGTCGTCCGTTCCTGTGTTGATGCTGACAGCCCGCGGAGACGAAATCGACCGCATCGTCGGCCTGGAGGTTGGAGCCGACGACTATCTCCCGAAGCCGTTCAACCCGCGAGAGCTCGTCGCCCGCATCAAGGCGATTCTGCGCCGACTGGACGAGCGGCGTGCTGGGCCTGACCGCTTCACTTCGGGAGACATCACAATCGACATCGCTGTGCGAGAGGCCTGGATCGACGGCAACCCGCTTCACCTCACTACCATCGAGTTTGCCTTGCTTGAGGTTCTGGTCCGCAATGCAGGACGCGCTCTCACCCGAGAATACTTGACCGATGCAGCCCTGGGAAGAAAGCTGGGGGTATTCGATCGCACGATCGACGTCCATATCAGCAATCTAAGAAAGAAGCTGGACGCCCATCGCGGTCTCGACCACATCAAGACCGTGCGCGGCAGCGGCTATCTACTCGCGCCGCGCCGGGCGAACGAGGAACACTGA
- a CDS encoding ABC transporter permease → MKIPLRYSWRNLIVRKMTTLMTVLGISMTVFVLVASLALVDGLRKAFTSTGNPLQVLALRKGSTSEIASAVTPEAFSQLQALPGIATDKNGSLLASLEMVTVINLPSPKLARGMNVTLRGLSRVGVGMRDAPLTQGRWFNAGQREVVVGKSVFARYPDAAIGHRLNFGRGSWEVVGVMDGGDSALNSEIWGDVNQMSSDYNRQTSLSSILVRATDPGAMARLIAAISEDRSLGLSATSEKEYYAKQTSSGVLLEASGIFIALIMAVGSSFAAMNTMYAAIARRGREIGTLRILGFSRFHILLSFMIESILLALMAGIVGCIASLPLNYVTSGIGNFATFSEIQFRFHVGLTGAIAGVMFAVLLGLAGGFLPARAGAKREIIAALTEN, encoded by the coding sequence ATGAAGATTCCATTGCGGTATAGCTGGCGAAACCTCATCGTACGAAAGATGACGACTTTGATGACAGTGTTGGGCATCTCCATGACGGTCTTTGTGCTGGTAGCATCGCTGGCGCTCGTCGATGGCCTGCGAAAGGCTTTTACTAGCACAGGCAACCCTCTTCAAGTCCTGGCGCTACGGAAGGGCAGCACTTCGGAGATCGCTAGCGCGGTTACGCCTGAGGCGTTCTCGCAGTTGCAGGCTCTTCCCGGCATAGCCACAGACAAGAACGGCTCGCTTCTGGCTTCTCTAGAAATGGTCACCGTCATCAACCTTCCAAGCCCCAAACTTGCCCGGGGTATGAATGTCACACTCCGAGGCCTGTCTCGCGTAGGGGTAGGTATGCGAGATGCTCCACTGACACAGGGGCGCTGGTTCAATGCTGGGCAACGGGAAGTGGTGGTCGGCAAGTCGGTCTTTGCGCGCTACCCCGATGCCGCAATCGGCCACCGCCTGAACTTCGGGCGAGGCAGCTGGGAGGTAGTTGGGGTGATGGATGGCGGCGATTCGGCGTTGAACAGCGAGATCTGGGGCGACGTCAATCAGATGAGTTCTGACTACAATCGCCAGACCTCGCTCAGCTCCATCCTGGTGCGGGCGACAGATCCAGGCGCGATGGCGCGGCTCATTGCGGCTATCAGCGAGGATCGTAGCCTCGGGTTATCTGCCACCTCGGAAAAAGAGTATTACGCAAAACAGACCTCTTCCGGGGTTCTGCTGGAAGCCAGCGGTATCTTCATTGCTCTCATCATGGCGGTGGGAAGCAGCTTTGCAGCAATGAACACGATGTATGCGGCGATAGCTCGGCGAGGTCGCGAGATTGGAACACTCAGAATCCTTGGGTTTTCGCGCTTTCACATTTTGCTGAGCTTCATGATCGAGTCCATCTTGCTGGCGTTGATGGCGGGCATTGTTGGATGTATCGCCAGTCTCCCTTTGAACTACGTCACGAGCGGCATAGGCAACTTTGCAACGTTTAGTGAAATACAGTTCCGCTTTCACGTTGGGCTGACGGGAGCTATTGCCGGGGTGATGTTTGCGGTGCTGCTTGGTCTGGCCGGCGGATTTCTTCCAGCCCGCGCAGGTGCAAAAAGAGAAATCATTGCGGCGCTAACGGAGAACTAG
- a CDS encoding ABC transporter permease encodes MRNSLSLILKNAVRNKRRSFLTAASMATSLCVLGLIFALYQVLFVGGDETPATALRLIVHHRVSLTQELPASFEEKIRKIPGVKAVTSLRWFGGIYKDPGDPKNHFAQFAIEPQAFLMVHPEIRLSAQEQQVFLTQKTAAIATRDLAAKLHWQPGERITIVNSTSAPALTLDLTLAGVYDASNEGYGETIYFNRDYLENSLPASDKRRGMTQQYHVEASSKQEVARVAAAIDSGFAESPAPTLTENERAFMLSFISFIGNLKIFMLAICSAVAFTIVLVSANAIAMSVRERTREVGILKTLGYAPSEILQMILGESLLIGLVGGVAGCIAAEGLCLALARAAHSQTAFRTLSTLSMTPVTVLYTLAAAALVAAISAAIPARSAARTSIIDALAYTG; translated from the coding sequence ATGCGCAACTCTCTTTCGCTGATCCTGAAAAACGCGGTTCGCAACAAGCGCCGGAGCTTTCTTACAGCAGCCAGTATGGCGACCTCTCTCTGTGTGCTCGGGTTGATCTTTGCGCTTTACCAGGTGCTCTTTGTAGGCGGAGACGAGACTCCAGCCACGGCGCTGCGCCTGATCGTCCATCACAGGGTTTCGCTCACGCAGGAGCTGCCCGCGTCGTTTGAGGAAAAGATTCGCAAGATTCCGGGTGTCAAGGCAGTCACCAGCCTTCGCTGGTTTGGAGGAATCTATAAGGATCCAGGCGATCCGAAGAATCATTTTGCGCAGTTCGCCATCGAGCCTCAGGCATTTCTCATGGTTCATCCCGAGATCCGCCTGTCCGCACAGGAGCAGCAGGTGTTCCTAACGCAGAAGACCGCGGCCATTGCAACTCGCGATCTTGCTGCCAAGCTGCACTGGCAGCCGGGAGAGCGGATCACAATCGTGAACTCGACATCGGCGCCTGCGCTGACGCTGGATCTAACGCTCGCGGGCGTCTACGATGCCTCGAACGAAGGCTACGGAGAGACCATCTACTTCAACCGCGACTACCTGGAGAACAGTCTGCCAGCCTCGGACAAGCGCCGGGGCATGACACAGCAGTATCACGTCGAGGCATCCTCAAAACAAGAGGTCGCCCGTGTCGCCGCGGCGATCGATAGCGGCTTCGCCGAATCGCCTGCGCCGACCCTGACAGAAAATGAGCGCGCCTTCATGCTGAGCTTCATCTCGTTCATCGGCAACTTGAAGATATTCATGCTCGCGATCTGCTCCGCTGTAGCGTTTACGATCGTCCTCGTATCGGCCAACGCAATCGCCATGTCCGTTCGGGAGCGTACGCGTGAAGTAGGTATCCTCAAGACCTTGGGCTATGCTCCGTCAGAGATTCTCCAGATGATTCTCGGTGAATCCCTTCTGATCGGCTTGGTTGGCGGAGTTGCCGGATGCATTGCGGCTGAGGGCTTGTGTCTCGCTCTTGCGCGCGCGGCACACTCGCAAACTGCATTTCGAACCCTGAGCACCCTCTCCATGACTCCGGTTACGGTGCTATACACGCTGGCTGCTGCGGCTCTTGTAGCGGCAATCAGCGCGGCCATACCGGCGCGAAGCGCGGCACGCACATCCATCATCGACGCATTGGCATACACGGGGTAA
- a CDS encoding efflux RND transporter periplasmic adaptor subunit translates to MTVDLKQLRIDRSSDKRPSERKPQRGSRKLLGGAALLVACASGAVFLVTRTPAPQVAVVTVHAEKEAGGSGGEVILNATGYVVPAHKIEVATKVDGRVAWIGVGKGDLANTGQVLVRLESDEYQAKVQEAVGQVNYLKAKLTELRNGSRPQEIAKANADMAEVQSEMENARVTLQRTRQLAEAQVLSRQALDDATAKFNQGEAKFKSFERSYDLARVGPRSEEIDAARGQLEQAEGTLAYARTQLQNTVIRAPVAGTILERNVEPGEFVTTGFVSDNGARGYVVSLADLHQLQVQLDISQSDFSRLVPNQPAVITTDAYPDQKYEGEVEEISPVANRQKATVEVKVKIRNPDDLLRPDMNASVSFHAIATQKQSGKALPVISVPKTALRDLGVFIVVNGKTAYRRVHTGAASADALQITEGLQEGDQLIVNPPAGLKEGQTVKQERRDNP, encoded by the coding sequence ATGACCGTGGACCTTAAACAATTGCGGATTGATCGCTCATCTGACAAGCGGCCATCTGAGAGGAAACCTCAGCGCGGCAGCAGAAAACTGCTCGGTGGGGCGGCACTTCTGGTTGCGTGCGCCTCTGGTGCGGTTTTTCTCGTCACCCGAACTCCCGCGCCGCAAGTAGCAGTCGTGACGGTGCACGCGGAAAAGGAGGCTGGTGGCAGCGGCGGCGAGGTTATTCTGAATGCGACCGGCTACGTCGTTCCAGCGCATAAGATTGAGGTCGCAACCAAGGTTGATGGACGTGTGGCCTGGATTGGCGTTGGGAAGGGCGACCTGGCCAACACTGGGCAGGTGCTGGTGCGGCTTGAGTCCGATGAATACCAGGCCAAGGTGCAGGAAGCAGTCGGCCAAGTCAACTACCTCAAGGCAAAGCTGACCGAATTGCGAAACGGCTCGCGGCCGCAGGAGATTGCGAAGGCCAATGCGGACATGGCCGAGGTGCAATCGGAGATGGAGAATGCTCGCGTCACATTACAGAGGACACGTCAGTTGGCGGAGGCGCAGGTTCTCTCGAGACAAGCTCTTGATGATGCGACCGCCAAATTCAATCAGGGAGAGGCAAAGTTCAAATCGTTCGAACGCAGCTACGACCTCGCACGCGTAGGTCCGCGCTCCGAAGAGATCGATGCAGCTCGGGGACAACTGGAACAAGCCGAGGGCACGCTTGCGTATGCGCGCACACAGCTTCAGAACACAGTAATTCGAGCACCTGTCGCAGGCACCATCCTCGAAAGAAATGTCGAGCCCGGCGAGTTTGTCACCACCGGCTTTGTGAGTGACAACGGGGCGCGAGGATACGTCGTGTCGCTGGCTGACCTGCATCAGCTTCAGGTGCAACTGGACATCAGCCAAAGCGACTTTTCCCGCCTCGTGCCAAACCAGCCTGCCGTCATCACGACGGACGCCTATCCTGACCAGAAATACGAAGGCGAGGTTGAAGAGATCTCGCCCGTTGCCAACCGTCAGAAGGCGACCGTCGAGGTGAAGGTCAAGATACGCAACCCCGATGATCTCTTGCGGCCTGATATGAACGCCTCGGTGTCATTCCACGCGATCGCGACGCAAAAGCAGTCGGGAAAGGCGCTGCCGGTTATTTCTGTGCCGAAGACAGCGCTCCGCGATCTGGGAGTTTTCATCGTTGTGAACGGCAAGACTGCATACCGCAGGGTCCATACCGGAGCCGCTTCTGCGGATGCGCTGCAAATAACCGAGGGGCTGCAGGAGGGGGATCAGCTCATCGTCAATCCGCCTGCCGGCCTTAAGGAAGGTCAGACAGTCAAACAGGAAAGAAGGGACAATCCATGA